The Mycteria americana isolate JAX WOST 10 ecotype Jacksonville Zoo and Gardens chromosome 25, USCA_MyAme_1.0, whole genome shotgun sequence genome includes a window with the following:
- the LOC142420838 gene encoding SLAM family member 8-like has product MEGELARSKARLPSLLLALLGLGPELLFGQARAQPRQVNGVLGGSVLLSPALPPNKTVKEIEWSFSAGAGATIQVAEFGPRGFERPDPKDRFRDRLEMFNETALKIRALERGDAGVYGARIKLHPALVEDQSFSLSVYESVPSPRTRSQLLASTLEWCNLTLQCQGAGKGAVNVTWKRDNVVWDLTSDRDQLSPDGTTLRLALPPTATNVTYACTVSNPADQKVVLFDLQAICQSGGGQTSFSKSGYIVLTLILLAVSLGGAFWCWRMNSEKAADPAATPTVPAEESPSDPQYAEIVRRSPPEGNDQGLGHPENNQEQSSPQKAPVTTIYEQIRRAPEDTAEEVT; this is encoded by the exons atggagGGGGAATTGGCCAGGAGCAAAGCTCGGTTGCCCTCGCTGCTCCTGGCGTTGCTCGGCCTCGGGCCAG AGCTCCTCTTCGGCCAAGCCCGGGCGCAGCCCCGGCAGGTGAACGGCGTCCTGGGGGGGTCCGTGCTGctctccccggctctgccccccaaCAAGACGGTGAAGGAGATCGAGTGGAGCTTTTCAGCCGGCGCCGGTGCCACCATTCAAGTGGCAGAGTTCGGCCCCAGAGGCTTCGAGCGCCCCGACCCCAAGGACCGGTTCAGGGACCGGCTGGAGATGTTCAACGAGACGGCGCTGAAGATCAGGGCCCTGGAGCGGGGCGATGCCGGGGTCTACGGGGCCCGGATTAAACTGCACCCGGCGCTGGTGGAggatcagtccttcagcctctccGTCTACG AGTCGGTGCCGAGCCCCCGGACCCGCAGCCAGCTCCTGGCCAGCACCCTGGAGTGGTGCAACCTGACGCTGCAGTGCCAGGGTGCCGGCAAAGGCGCCGTCAACGTCACCTGGAAGAGGGACAACGTCGTCTGGGACCTGACCTCCGACCGCGACCAGCTCTCCCCGGACGGGACCACCCTCCGGCTGGCCCTGCCACCCACCGCCACCAACGTCACCTACGCCTGCACCGTCAGCAACCCCGCCGACCAGAAGGTTGTCCTCTTCGACCTGCAAGCCATCTGCCAAAGCGGAG GGGGACAGACGTCCTTCTCGAAGTCGGGGTACATCGTCCTGACCCTCATCCTGCTGGCGGTGAGCTTGGGGGGAGCCTTCTGGTGCTGGCGGATGAATAGCGAGAAGGCGGCAGACCCAG CTGCCACCCCCACGGTGCCCGCCGAGGAGAGCCCCTCCGACCCCCAGTACGCCGAGATCGTGCGCCGGAGCCCCCCGGAAGGTAATGACCAG GGCCTCGGTCACCCCGAAAATAACCAGGAGCAGAGCTCGCCGCAGAAAGCACCGGTCACCACCATCTACGAGCAGATCCGCCGGGCACCAGAGGACACGGCCGAGGAGGTGACATAG